In Labeo rohita strain BAU-BD-2019 chromosome 16, IGBB_LRoh.1.0, whole genome shotgun sequence, one DNA window encodes the following:
- the dennd3b gene encoding LOW QUALITY PROTEIN: DENN domain-containing protein 3 (The sequence of the model RefSeq protein was modified relative to this genomic sequence to represent the inferred CDS: inserted 2 bases in 1 codon) — MADGLPSGLLEACVVVGPANNKLKELSQSFLQVNGSPLPLLDPEVLQVHAPPFLSKESLSEPDVGNVSQNQQQRFFIKKKNDRPVIKAGNPKEETTEDVRVPKDLDLVALPQLCFPGGLQITKEQKEEQFHFLVFTDMFGNQSHGVVLQFSRLIQEGLQNGHRHLYKSPQLYIAYAICVISKHPYYNALRDCLSSLLGQLKICQMTDMEEQVKEFSAKLALVPVPPPGQLYVVFTLQPLTIVLPSREDKNHPVIDLDLHLPLLCFKTRELLQIIASILTEQRMVFFSSDWAKLTLIVECFMLYIWPLHWQHPLVPILSQKMLDFVMAPTAFLMGCHISHYEEVAQLTDDLILINIDEGTVSCSGCHYIDVPDTPQAAAERFKCRKKGLQLHYDLEVVHQRNCCNLNELRMQRRXWQHSLNLDIQNITLELIVNMFRDVSDYLNHEHRVFNTDEFLKTREPGDQPFYKKVLETHIFHSFLKERLNGKIDKFTQMDLSTQTEDQILSKSLDYSRRPTIKEIKILRSESLKSGLSKRLGSSLPDLDNKKHLTLPKQMSPTKTIPEKSMNTPVRPVKNFQLPEFPSPLTYPNVIHYIGDVILQLNKAISASPAVDSFLLARYFYLRGLINMLCSKRLNALSDFQNLYKTDIEIFPEELVKTLTDSLQMEERAQAEKRPELKSLICQVKNNENSEHVESDCHVRKFELPKTPMQLEEFVTCTQQSGIVRDMATSERLFEALTVGGPKHINPEMFRLFYTFWKQAEAQEIDLPVEVLEHLDNNECVYKLSSSVKTNYGVGKIAMTQKRLFLLTVGRRVYVEITKFRDIEEVKISTASFSLLRVPSLKIKNSLRQEIFEANLKSECELWNLMVKEMWAGRMMADNHKDPQYVQQALTNVLLMDAVVACLETQKAVCAASKLAYNEKQRQEVPMIIPRPTAETLKHKINPSQYMTNPQSVDVLLYTPGQLTIPDKDVDRNPKLWCALSCGKVVVFDAVSWSLKQNYIHLGESRLNCMMGLGQEQVWIGSQDSVIYIINTRSMLCHKQLTEHHGEVTDFALEKLNTENRSSQAQVYSCSADGTVIVWIVPSLKVKRQFQLSCDRLQSIQVYDDALWCGARDCVMKLSPSGALLCKISLPDDVKTTAFSRVTLLMERRQIWTSFTDSAELCIWDSSDPVKPPNRVTLPNCSGVTCMIRVKDQVWIGCSGGSGHSKVVGKIFVLDSESLKVEKELEAHEDTVQALFSVEDRYILSGSAKRDSKIAIWRVD; from the exons ATGGCAGACGGTCTGCCTTCAGGATTACTGGAAGCATGTGTCGTTGTTGGACCtgcaaataataaactaaaGGAGCTGTCCCAG TCTTTTCTGCAGGTGAATGGAAGTCCTCTACCGCTACTCGATCCTGAGGTCCTGCAGGTCCATGCACCTCCGTTTTTGTCTAAAGAGAGTCTCAGTGAACCAGATGTAGGAAACGTCAGCCAGAACCAGCAACAGCGCTTCTTCATTAAGAAGAAAAATGATAGACCTGTTATTAAGGCTGGAAACCCCAAAGAAGAAACCACAGAGGATGTTCGTGTTCCCAAAGACCTGGATCTGGTGGCTCTGCCACAACTCTGCTTTCCAG gTGGGCTTCAGATAACTAAGGAGCAAAAGGAAGAACAGTTTCACTTTCTAGTCTTCACTGACATGTTTGGAAACCAGTCTCATGGAGTAGTTCTCCAGTTCTCTAGATTAATACAG GAAGGACTGCAGAATGGACACCGACACTTGTACAAGTCTCCACAACTCTACATTGCTTATGCAATATGTGTTATATCAAAACACCCATATTACAATGCTCTCAGGGACTGTTTGTCCAG CCTTTTAGGTCAGCTCAAAATCTGTCAAATGACTGATATGGAAGAGCAAGTGAAGGAGTTCTCTGCTAAACTGGCTCTAGTTCCAGTTCCTCCTCCTGGTCAGCTGTATGTG GTGTTCACCTTACAACCTCTGACGATTGTCCTTCCATCCAGAGAAGATAAAAATCATCCTGTTATTGACCTGGACTTACATCTTCCACTCCTCTGCTTCAAGACCAGAGAGCTGCTGCAG ATTATAGCCAGTATACTCACAGAGCAGCGTATGGTGTTCTTTTCCTCGGACTGGGCCAAACTGACCCTGATCGTAGAGTGTTTCATGCTGTATATTTGGCCCCTGCACTGGCAGCACCCTCTGGTGCCTATACTGTCTCAAAAGATGCTTGACTTTGTTATGGCACCGACTGCTTTCCTCATGGGATGCCACATCAGCCACTATGAGGAAGTTGCCCAG TTAACCGATGATCTGATTCTGATCAATATTGATGAGGGAACCGTGTCCTGCTCTGGCTGTCATTACATTGACGTCCCAGACACCCCACAGGCAGCTGCTGAGCGTTTCAAGTGTCG AAAGAAAGGTCTGCAGTTACACTATGACCTGGAAGTGGTTCATCAGAGAAACTGTTGCAATCTTAATGAGCTGCGGATGCAGAGAAG CTGGCAACACAGTCTCAATTTGGATATACAAAACATCACCCTGGAGCTCATCGTTAACATGTTTAG AGATGTCAGTGATTACCTTAATCATGAACACAGagtttttaacactgatgaGTTTCTGAAGACCAGGGAACCAGGCGACcaaccattttataaaaag GTCTTGGAAACGCACATTTTCCACTCCTTCTTGAAAGAACGTCTGAATGGAAAAATAGATAAATTTACCCAAATGGATCTTAGTACTCAGACAGAAGACCAAAT ATTGAGCAAATCGTTGGATTACTCACGCAGACCCACCATAAAGGAAATAAAGATTTTGCGAAGTGAGTCTTTAAAGAGTGGTTTGAGTAAACGTCTGGGCTCAAGTCTCCCTGACCTGGACAACAAGAAACACCTGACTTTGCCTAAACAGATGTCTCCAACTAAGACCATTCCTGAAAAGT CTATGAATACTCCAGTCAGGCCAGTCAAGAACTTCCAGCTCCCAGAATTCCCTTCTCCCTTGACCTACCCCAATGTGATCCATTACATTGGAGATGTTATCCTTCAGCTGAACAAGGCCATATCAGCTAGCCCAGCTGTTGATTCCTTCCTGCTAGCAAGATACTTTTACCTACGTGGTCTCATCAACATGCTGTGCTCTAAGCGATTGAATGCCCTCAGTGACTTCCAGAACCTCTACAAAACAGATATTGAGATTTTTCCTGAAGAGCTGGTGAAGACACTGACGGATTCTCTGCAGATGGAGGAGAGAGCCCAGGCAGAGAAGAGACCTGAGCTCAAATCTCTCATCTGTCAGGTGAAGAACAATGAAAACAGCGAGCATGTAGAATCAGATTGTCACGTGAGAAAGTTCGAGCTGCCCAAGACTCCCATGCAGCTGGAGGAGTTTGTGACGTGCACTCAACAATCTGGTATTGTGCGGGACATGGCCACTTCAGAAAGATTGTTTGAAGCTCTCACTGTCG GTGGGCCGAAGCATATTAATCCAGAGATGTTCAGACTGTTTTATACCTTCTGGAAACAGGCAGAAGCACAGGAGATTGACCTGCCTGTTGAGGTTCTGGAACATCTAGACAACAATGAGTGTGTGTACAAGCTGTCCAGCTCTGTGAAGACCAATTATGGTGTTGGTAAAATTGCCATGACTCAGAAGAGGCTCTTTCTGTTGACTGTTGGCAGACGTGTATATGTTGAGATTACCAAGTTTAGGGACATTGAG GAAGTAAAGATCTCCACTGCTTCATTCTCACTTTTGAGGGTCCCATCTCTAAAGATCAAGAACAGCCTGAGGCAAGAAATATTTGAGGCTAATTTAAAATCCGAGTGTGAACTGTGGAACCTGATGGTCAAGGAGATGTGGGCTGGGAGAATGATGGCAGACAACCATAAG GACCCCCAGTATGTGCAGCAGGCACTGACCAATGTCCTGCTTATGGATGCAGTGGTGGCCTGTTTAGAGACACAGAAGGCTGTGTGTGCTGCCTCCAAACTGGCCTATAATGAAAAGCAACGGCAAGAAG TGCCCATGATCATCCCCAGACCCACAGCAGAGACTCTGAAACACAAGATTAATCCGTCCCAGTACATGACGAACCCTCAGTCTGTCGATGTCTTGCTGTACACTCCAG GCCAGTTAACTATTCCAGACAAAGATGTGGATAGAAACCCTAAGCTCTGGTGTGCCCTCAGCTGTGGGAAGGTGGTTGTGTTTGATGCAGTCAGTTGGTCCCTAAAGCAAAACTACATTCATTTAGGAGAATCTCGACTG AACTGCATGATGGGATTGGGGCAGGAGCAGGTGTGGATTGGTTCTCAGGATTCTGTCATTTACATAATCAACACCCGCAGTATGCTGTGTCATAAACAGCTGACTGAGCACCACGGAGAGGTCACAGACTTCGCCCTGGAGAAACTGAATACTGAGAACAGATCAAG CCAAGCACAGGTGTATTCCTGTAGTGCAGATGGCACTGTGATTGTTTGGATCGTCCCCTCTTTGAAGGTGAAGAGGCAGTTTCAACTGTCCTGTGACAGACTGCAGTCCATTCAGGTTTATGATGACGCCTTATGGTGTG GTGCCAGGGATTGTGTCATGAAGCTGAGTCCCAGTGGAGCTCTGCTTTGTAAGATTTCACTCCCAGATGATGTGAAAACCACAGCCTTCAGCAGGGTCACACTGCTTATGGAG AGAAGACAGATCTGGACAAGTTTCACAGACTCAGCAGAGCTTTGTATATGGGACTCCAGTGACCCCGTCAAACCACCTAATCGGGTCACACTCCCCAACTGCAGTGGGGTCACCTGTATGATCAGAGTAAAGGATCAG GTCTGGATTGGTTGCAGTGGTGGGTCAGGCCACAGTAAGGTTGTGGGGAAGATCTTTGTGTTGGACTCTGAGAGCCTGAAGGTTGAGAAGGAGCTTGAGGCCCACGAAGACACCGTTCAAGCTCTCTTCTCAGTGGAGGACCGATACATACTCAGCGGCTCTGCAAAACGTGACAGCAAAATCGCCATCTGGAGAGTAGATTAA